One Solibacillus sp. R5-41 DNA segment encodes these proteins:
- a CDS encoding YuzB family protein, translated as MNPLVEFCISNLANGAQETYETLERDPNIDVLEYGCLSYCTKCAQSFYAVVNGDVVEAQSPAELTKRIYEYIEENPMW; from the coding sequence TTGAATCCATTAGTAGAATTTTGCATTAGTAATCTCGCAAACGGTGCTCAGGAAACGTATGAAACGCTAGAAAGAGATCCGAATATCGACGTGCTTGAATATGGTTGCCTAAGCTATTGTACGAAATGTGCGCAATCCTTTTATGCAGTCGTAAATGGCGATGTTGTGGAAGCACAATCTCCCGCTGAACTAACAAAGCGCATTTATGAATATATTGAAGAAAATCCAATGTGGTAG